The genome window AGGGCTGGCTGGAGCGCGCCGCCCGCCTCGGGCGCGGCGCGGCCTCCACCGAGGTGGCCGCAGCGCGCGCCACCGACCCCGCGTGCGGCGCACTGCGCGGCCTGGGAGCGGCACTGGCGGCCGGTGAGGTCTCGCGCCAGCACGTCGAGGTGGCCACGCGCCTGCTCCCGCGCCTGCCCCAGCGCGTGCTCGACGAGCGGCGCGAGGAGGTCGACGACCACCTCACCGACCAGGCCCGCGACTTCTCCCCCAGCGACACCGACACCCTCACCAAGCACCTGCGCCGCGCGGTCTGCTCCGATGACCCCGCTGACCAGTGGCCTGAGCCGCCCGCCGCCAGCTACGAGCGCCGGCAGGGCAGCTGGTACACCGACTGGACCGGCATGGTCCAGTTCCGCTTCTCCGTGCCCGAGGCCGACGCCTTGCCGCTCACCGCCGCCCTGTCAGGTCTGGCCGCCCCCACGCGCTGCGCCTCCCCCGACTCCGGAGACCAGGACGACGACGACGGCGACCCCGGCGGCGCGGAGGCCCCGGTGGACGTGCGCACCACCACCCAGCGCAACGCCGACGCCTTCGCCGAGCTGGTCCGGCGCGGCGAGAGCGCCCCCGGAGACCTCGAGGCCGAGGTGGGACGACTCGTGGTCGTCGCCACCGAGGCCCAGCTGGCCGAAGATCCAGGTGCCGGCGGCGCGGTCTGCACCCACGACCCCGACCCGCTGTCCACCACCGCCCTGCGGCGGCACGCCTGCGACGCCGTCGTCGACAAGGTGGTGCTCGACCGCCACGGCGCCGTGGTCCGCATGGAGTCCCTCGGACGGCTCGCCACCCGCGCGCAACGCCGTGCGCTCGCCGCGCGGGACGGCGGGTGCGCCTTCCCCCAGTGCAGCGCCCCAGCCACCTGGTGCGAGGCCCACCACATCGTCTTCTGGAGCCAGGGCGGCGCCACCGACGTGGCCAATCTGGTGCTGCTGTGCTCGCGGCACCACACCGAGATCCACCTCGGTCACTGGACGATCACCGTGCGCGCCGCAGTGCCCTGGTTCGTGCCGCCGCCGTGGGTCGACGCGGCCCAGCGGCCGCTGCGCAACTCCTTCCACCAGCGGATCGCCGCGACCCGCGCCGCCGCGGCCGACCTGCGCCGACAACCCGGTGGACAACCCGGTGGACAACCCGGTGCGCGACCCGACCACCAGGAGGACGCAGACGCCGAGGCGGCGTGACACCCGCGCTGCGACGCTCTGCAGCGCGCCGGCGTTCCGGCGCACCAGGAGGGGCGACGCGTCCTCCTGCTCGCCGACGAGGCACCGCCGCGGTCACGCGCGCCACAGGGCCGTGGTGTCGCTGTGCCGCGCAGAGTCTGCTGCTCGCGCACCAGGTGACGGAGGTGCGCTCCTCACGGCCTGGTGGCCCCGGGCCGCACGTGGACCTCACTCTCGGGTCTCTCGCGGGGGATCGGACTGATGGGGTCGTGGCGTCCACGCTGGCGGTGTCCGCCCTCCAGCGCGCCACAGGAGCGGATGGACTCTCGCTGCTGCTCCTGGGAGGTGGCCTCCACCCCGAGCACCGCCTCGGCCTGGCTGCACGGGCGATCAAGGACGTCGGTGCCCACGTCCGTGGCGGGAGCCGCGGATCTGGCGATGTGGTGGCGTGAGCGTGCAGGGCTGATCGGGTGCCTTCACCGCTGCGGCGGCCCAGCCGGAGCCGCCCGCTGCCGATCCAGGTGCATGACCTCTGAGCAGCGCGGCGTCCCGACCCTCGGCAGCGTCTTCGACGGCTTCCAGACCGACACCCGGCGCACCCGGCCCGCGCTGGCCCGCGTCCTGGACCGCGTGCGCGCCCTCGTGTGGCCCCCCGCCTGCTCCCAGCCCCACCACTGATCCCGCGCTGCACCTCCGCGACGAACTGGCGCAGAGGCGTCACCACCCCATGCTCAGGCTGGCGGTGCGCTCCTGCGGAACCGGGAGGCCAGGTACTGGTCGACGGCGTGCCGGCTGCTCCGCCACGTTCCGTCGGCGTCCTGGTAGGACTCCAGACGCCCCCGACGCGCAGCGTGCCGCAGGGCTACGAGGGCGATCTCGGGTGTGACCAGCACCGCCAGAGGGACCATGCGCGCTGGCCCGGCGATGCTCGGGATGATGAACCGGTCATGGCGGCTGCGGTCGTGCGCCTGGGTGTAGACCCAGCGAGCCGCATCTCCGCATCCCTGCACCGTCAGGTGCTCGCGCAACGGCTCGTCGCCCACGGGCCGCTGGCGTTCGAGCAGAGCCTCGACCTCGCGGAGGACGAGCGTGTTCCCCCCGAGCGCTGTGGAGTGGTGAGCCTCCAGGTGCCCGATGTCGTCCCACACCGCCGCAGCCTCCTGCGGCGTGGGGAGTCCGCCACGCCGATCCCGCACGTCAGTGGTGGCCGTGTCGAGCCGCCGGTAGACCGTCGCCCTTGAGGGCCTTCCACGATCGACCACGGGGACCTCCGGTTCTGGCAGAGGGGAACAGCATCCAGTTGATCGGCCCCAGAAGAGCCGTGAGAGGTCTGTCCACCGCATCAGCGGAGCTCCACCGAGCTGCAAGACCATCCCCGGAAAGGGGCTCGAGGCGCCGGGGCGCAGACGGGTGACGCTCGCACCGACGAGTGGATCACCGCCCTCCACGGGTCGATGCACCACCGTGCCGCGCGACACCCCCCGCTCCGACAGGGCCCCCCGCCCTGCGCTGTGCGCGGCCGCCGCGTCCGCGCTCGTCGTCGTCGTCGCTCCGTTCCTGCTGCCGGGCACCACGGGCACCGCCACCAGCGCGGTGGCCTACCTGGCGCTGCTGGCCAGCGCGGGCCTGCTGATCCGGTGGCGCGGCCGGCGAGCGGCGGAGGAGCAGCGGACGTGGCGCCTGCTCGGCGCGTCGCTGTGGGCCATCACCGCTTCCGTCCTCGCGGTGGCCGTGGCGGTGCGCGCGGGGCTGCCCGCCGCCACCACCACCGCGGTCCTGTGCGCCGGGGTGCTGGTGATGATGACGCTGACGTACCTGGCGGTCATCCGCTGGACCCGGCCCGACCCCGAGGGCCGCGGCATCGACCCCGACCACCTGGTGGGGACGGTCTGCGCGATCGTGGTGCTCACCACCGCCGCCCAGGCGCTCACGCACCTCGCCGGCCTGGCCGTGGGCTTCGGACCCGCGCTGCCCGGCCTGGTGTCGATCAGCGGCAACCTCGTGGTGGTGGGCGTGCTCACCGCCACCACGCGCGGGGCCCTGCGCCGCGGCGACCCGCGGCCCGCGGTGCTCAGCGCCGCCCTGCTGCTCGTGGCGGCGGGGACCGCGGCCGTGCTGGCGAGCCAGCTCCCGCTCATCCCGTGGGCCCTGCTGGTGCGCGCGCCGTGGCCGCTGGCGCTGGCCGTCTGCGCGGCGCTGCCCGCGGTGCCGCACCCCCGCGAGCGGCAGGACGTGGTCATCAGCAGCACCACGGGGTACGCGGTGGTGGCCGGGGCGCTGCCCGTGGTCACCCTCGCCCTGGTCGAGCGGATGACGGGCGTGGCCGTGGTGGCCTCCCTGGCGGCGCTGGCCGCCTCGGGGCGGCTGCTGCTGGACGTCCGCGAGCTGAGGGCGCTGGTGGCCAACCGCCGCTCCTCCCTCGTCGACGAGCTGACCGGGCTGCCCAACCGGCGCGCCGTGACAGCGCTGCTGGCCCGGGTGCTGGTGCAGCGCCAGCCGGTGGTGGTGGCCGTCATCGACCTCGACCGCTTCAAGGACGTCAACGACGCCCTCGGCCACGCCGCCGGCGACGAGCTGCTGCGCTGCGCCGCCGACCGTCTGCGCGAGGTCCTCCTGCCCGGGGAGGTGGTGGCGCGCCTGGGCGGCGACGAGTTCGTGGTGGTGGCCCCCTGCGAGCCCGGCTCCGGTGCGGCGCTGCGCGCCGCGACCCTGGGCACCTCGGTGGTGACCGCGCTGGGCGAGCCGGTGGAGCTCGGCGCGGGCAGCGTGCTGGTGGGCGCGAGCACCGGCACCGCCTCCTGGCTCCCGCCGCTCTCCCCCGCCGCCGGAGCCGAGGACGACGACGACGCGGTCGCGCTGACCTCCTGGCTGCTGCGCGCCGCCGACGCCGCGATGTACGACGCCAAGCGCTCCGGCAGCGGTTGGGTGGCCCACGACCCCGCGCGCCACGACGACGCCGCCGGCCAGCTGGCGCTGGTGGCCGACCTGCGCGTCGCTCTGGCCCAGCGGCAGCTGGTGCTGCACCACCAGCCCCAGGTGGACGCCACCACGGGGCGGCCGGTGGGCGTGGAGGCCCTGGTGCGCTGGGAGCACCCGGCCCGCGGGCTGCTGGGCCCAGCGCGCTTCCTCGACCTGGCCGAGGCGCACGGGCTGATGGGGCCGCTCACCGAGGAGGTCCTCCGCCTCGGCGTGGAGCAGCTGGCGGCGTGGCGCACCGGCGGGCTCACGCCGCGGATGTCGTTGAACCTGCCTGCCAGCGCCCTGCACGACGTCGAGCTGCCGCACCGCGTCTCGGTGCTGCTGCTCCAGCACGGCGTGCCCGCGTCCAGCGTGGTGCTGGAGGTGACGGAGTCGGTGCTGCTGCGCGACGTCGAGAGGTCCAAGGACGTGGTGCAGGCGCTGCGCGGGGCGGGAGTGCGCGTGAGCATCGACGACTTCGGCACCGGCCAGTCCTCCCTGTCCCGGCTGCGCGACCTCGCGGTGGACGAGCTGAAGCTCGACGCGTCCTTCACCGCCGGCCTGCTGGCGGACGATCGCGCCCGCACGATCGTGGGCAGCACCGTGGCGCTGGCGCACGCGCTCGGCCTGAGCGTGGTGGCCGAGGGCGTGGAGGACGCCGAGACCCTGGCCTGCTTGGCCGCCCTCGGCTGTGACGAGGTGCAGGGCTACCTGTACGCCGCGCCGATGCCCGCCGAGCGGTGCGCGGCGTGGTGGACCGCCCGAGCAGGGGCGCACGCGCCCGCGTCGATCTTGGGTGCCCAAGATCCTCAAGTGCCCGCGCGGTGATGTCGATCTCTAGGGAGACACACCCTTCCCCTGACCGATGGAGGTCTCGTGCTCCACCGCCTCGCCGACCTGCGGGTCGCTCACAAGCTCTACGTCGGCTTCGCCGTCGTCTGCCTGCTACTGCTCGTCGTGGCGGGGGTGAGCGCCTCCCGGCTCACCCAGGCCCAGGCCAACCTCGACCAGCTCGCCGGGTCCGGCCTCGCCTCCGTCGACACCGCCGACCGGGCGGCACTGGCGCTGCTGCAGGTCCGCTTCGACGCCGCCAACCTCGCGCTGGTCACGGACCCGTCCGCCATCGCCGACGCTGTGAAGACCCTCCAGACCGACGATGCCGCCCTCGACGCGGCGTGGACGAAGTACCAGGAGTCCGGGCCCGCCTCCTCGGCCGACCAGCAGAGCGCCTTCACCTCGGCGCTGACGGCCTACCGGGCCGCCCTCCAGAAGATGGTCCCGCTGGCGCAGAGCAACCAGGTCGAGGCCTTCCTCGAGGTCCGCACGCAGGAGGCGACGCCGGCGGCCAAGGCGGCCTTCACCGCCGTCGACGCCATCACCCAGACCGAGCTCAAGTCCGCCGCGGACCTGGCAGCGCAGGGGCAGACCGCCTACCGGGCCGCCCTGGCCCTCCTCGTCGGCTGCGCGGTGACCGCCCTGGCGCTGGCCGTCGGCATCGCCCTGGTGGTGGCCCGGTCGGTGACCCGGCCGCTGGCCAAGGTCGTCGCCGTCATGGCCGGCGTCGCCCAGGGCCGCCTCGACCAGCGCGTGGCCCTGACCACCAAGGACGAGGTCGGCCAGCTGGCGGTCTCCACCGACGCCTCCCTGGAGTCCCTGTCAGCGGCGATGCAGGAGATCACCACCGAGGCCCGCTCCCTGGCCACGGCCTCGGCCTCCCTGTCCAGCGTGTCCACCCAGATGGCCTCCGGCGCCGAGGAGGCCGCCACCCAGACCCAGGTCGTCTCGGCAGCCTCCGAGCAGGTCACCGCCTCCATCTCCACCGTCGCCGCCGCCGGGGAGGAGATGACCGCCGCCATCGCCCAGATCGCCTCGGCCACCGCCGACGCCTCGGCGATGGCCTCCTCGGCGGTCAGCGCTGCTGGCTCGGCCGGGACCGCCATCGAGCGCCTCGGGGTCTCCTCCCGCGAGATCGGTGACGTGGTCAAGCTCATCACCTCCATCGCCGAGCAGACCAACCTCCTGGCCCTGAACGCCACCATCGAGGCCGCCCGCGCCGGTGAGCTGGGCAAGGGCTTCGCGGTGGTGGCCGGGGAGGTCAAGGAGCTGGCCCGCCAGACCGCTCAGGCCACCGAGGAGATCGTGGGCAAGGTGACCGCCACCCAGGCCGACACCGCGGCCGCGGCCTCGGCGGTCACCCAGATCGGTGAGGTCATCGCCCGCATCGACGAGGTGCAGTCCACCATCGCCGCGGCGGTGGAGGAGCAGTCGGCGACCACCAGCGAGATGGTCCGCAACGTCACCGAGATCTCCACCGGGTCGGCGCAGATCTCCGCGAACGTCTCCGACATCGCCGCGGGCACCGAGCAGAACCGGGAGTCCGCTGGTCACACCGCCACCACCGCCGGGTCCCTGGCGGCCTCGGCCAGCCGTCTGCAGGAGCTCACGGGCCGCTTCACCGTCTGACCCCGTCGGACGAGGTCCCGCCCGGGACCCTACGAGAGCCCCCGGCCAGCGCTGCCCGCGCCGGCCGGGGACTCTCGCCTCTCTCCAGGGGACGTCGACGGGCGAGACGCACCCGACGTACCCCTCAAGGCAGACGGCGACCGACCGATACAGGGACTCACAGCCGTCTCCCAGCAACCGCATCGGAGGGTCCCGTGCTCCACCGCCTCGCAGACCTGCGCATCGCGCACAAGCTCTTCGCCGGCTTCGGCGCCGTCTGCCTCCTGGTCGGCCTCGTCGGCGGGCTGGCGCTCACGCGCCTCGCCCAGTCGCAGGCGAACCTCGACCGGCTGGCCACGTCCGGTCTGGTCTCGGTCGACACCGCGGACCGCTCGTCGCTGGCGCTCCTGCAGGTCCGCTTCGACGTCGCCAACCTCGCCCTCGCCAAGGGGGGTGACGTGGCCGCCGCGGCGGACGCGCTGGCGACGAGCGACGCAGCGCTCGACACCGCGTGGAAGGCCTACACGGACTCCGAGCCGTCGTCGACGGCCGAGCAGCGGACCGCCTTCACCACGGCCCTGTCCCAGTACCGTGCCGCGCTGGCCGAGATGGTGCCGCTGGCCAAGGCCGGAGACTCGGCGGGCTTCATCGAGGTCCGCAAGCAGAAGGCCACCCCGGCGGCCAAGGCCGCCTTCGCCGCCGTCGACGCCATCACCAAGACCGAGCTGACCACCGCGAGCGAGATGGCCGCCGAGGGGAAGGCCTCCTACCGCGCCTCGGCGCTCCTCGTGGCCGGCTGCGCCGTGGCCGCCATCGTCCTCGCCGTCCTCATGGCGCTCCTGGTCTCCCGGTCCGTGAGCGGGCCGCTGTCCCGGGTCGTCGCGGTCATGGTCGAGGTCGCCCAGGGCCGCCTGGACCGCCGCGTCGGCCTGACCACCAAGGACGAGGTCGGCCAGCTCGCCGACGCCGTGGACACCACCGTGGCCACCCTCGGCACCGCCATGCGCGACATCGCCGCCGAAGCCCGCTCCCTGGCCACGGCCTCGGCCTCCCTGTCCAGCGTCGCCGCCCAGATCTCCGCCGGCGCCGAGGAGGCCGCCACCCAGACCCAGGTCGTCTCAGCAGCCTCCGAGCAGGTCACCGCCTCCATCTCCACCGTCGCCGCCGCCGGGGAGGAGATGACCGCCGCCATCGCCCAGATCGCCACCGCCACCGCCGACGCCTCCGCCATGGCCTCCAACGCCGTCACCGCCGCCGGCTCGGCCGGCGGCGCCATCGAGCGCCTCGGGGTCTCCAGCAAGGAGATCGGCGACGTCGTCAAGCTCATCACCACCATCGCCGAGCAGACCAACCTGCTGGCCCTGAACGCCACCATCGAGGCCGCCCGCGCCGGAGAGCTCGGCAAGGGCTTCGCGGTGGTGGCCGGGGAGGTCAAGGAGCTGGCCCGCCAGACCGCCCAGGCCACCGAGGAGATCGTCGGCAAGGTCAACGCCACCCAGAACGACGCCGCCGCGGCCGCGGCCGCCGTCACGGAGATCGGGGACGTCATCGGTCGCATCGACGAGGTGCAGTCCACCATCGCCGCGGCGGTGGAGGAGCAGTCGGCGACCACCAGCGAGATGGTCCGCAACGTCACCGAGATCTCCACCGGGTCCGCGCAGATCTCCGCGAACGTCTCCGACATCGCCGCCGGCACCGAGCAGAACCGGGCCGGCGCAGGCCAGACGGCCGCCACGGCGACCTCCCTGGCGGACTCGGCGAGCCGGCTGCAGGAGCTCACGGGCCGCTTCACCGTCTGACGAGGTCTGGCTCCGCACCCCACGAGAGCCCCCGGCCAGCGCTGCTCGCGCCGGCCGGGGGCTCTCGTGGTCCTCCGACCACGGCGCTGGCCCGGTCCGTGACGGCGCCACCCCCGTGGATCTTGTGGCCCCCCGTTGATCAAGTGCGGCGTCTCCCGGTCGATAGACACGGGAGACCACTTGTCGAGCAGCGGGAAGAGGAGTCGGAGCATGCGCAGCATCAGAGGTCAGCTCGTCACACGGGTGCTGGCGATGACGATCGCCGTCGTGGCCGCGCTGGTGGCGGTGGTCGCCGTGCGCGCCTCCGCCACCGGGCAGCGCGAGGCCGAGCAGTACAGCCGCAGCCTGGCCGCTGGCGAGGCGACCTCGGTGGAGCTCACGCTGCGCCAGGCGCTGCTCACCGTGGACACCCTGTCGGACGCGCTGAGCGCGCTGCACCACAACGGCGGTGCGTCGCGCGCCGCCGTCTCCGCCGCCGTCCACGACACGCTCGCCGCGAACCCCGCCTTCGTGGGCATGTCGAGCGCGTGGGAGCCCAACGCCTTCGACGGTCGCGACGCGGCGTTCGCGGGCGGGACCGACAGCTCCGCGGACGGCCGCTTCGCCCCGTACTGGTACCGCAGCGGCGGTCAGCTGGCCTTCACCGCCCTCACCGGCGTGGAGGACCCCTCCCAGGGCAACTGGTACACCGGTCCGCGCCAGAGCCTGAAGACGCTGCTGACCGAGCCGTACGCGTACACGCTGGACGGCAAGGACGTCCTCATGACCACGGCGTCGGCTCCCGTCCTGCAGGACGGGAAGTTCCTCGGCGTGGTCACCGCGGACCTGGCCCTGACCGACCTGTCCGGGCGGCTGAACGCCATCAAGCCCTACGGCGACGGGTACGTCTCGCTGCTGAGCGACAAGGGCTTCGTCGTCACCAGCCCCCGTTCCGACGCGCTCGGCAAGCCGCTGGAGGGGCCGCTGGCCGCCGTGGCCAAGCAGGTCAGCGCCCAGCGCGAGCCCCGGTCCCTGACCACCACCGACCCCGTGCTGGGCACGACGGCCCTGGCCGTGGTGGCCCCCATCGCCGTCACGCCCGACCAGACGTGGTCCCTCGTGGTCTCCGCTCCCCGGGCCACGGTGCTGGCCGAGGTCGCCCGGACCACGTGGACGACCGTGCTGGTGGGTCTGGTCGCCGTCGCCCTGGCCGGCGCACTGACCTGGTGGATCGGCGGCGGACTGGCCCGCCCCGTGCGCACCCTGCGCGACAGCCTCGTCGACATCGCCGACGGCGACGGCGACCTCACCCGCCGCGTGGACGCCACCCGCCGCGACGAGCTCGGCCAGCTCGCCGCCGCCTTCAACCGCTTCACCGACACCATCGCCACCACCGTGCGCGACATCACCACCGAAGCCAGCGCCCTGCACCGCGCCGCCAGCGCCCTGGACACCACCAACCGCGCCCTGACCACCGACATCGACGCCTCCGCCACCCGCTGCACCGACGTCGCCGACCAAGCCGGCGCCGCCAGCGCCGAAGTCACCACCATCGCCGCCGCCGCCGAGCAGATGGGCGCCTCCATCGCCGAGATCGCCCGCGGCACCCACGAAGCCACCCGCATCGCCGGCGAAGCCGTGGAGGTCTCCACCTCCACCGAAGCCGTCTTCGAAGCCCTCTCCACCAGCTCCACCGAGATCGGCGCCATCGTGGCCACCATCACCGGCATCGCCCAGCAGACCAACCTCCTGGCCCTGAACGCCACCATCGAAGCCGCCCGCGCCGGAGAAGCCGGCAAGGGCTTCGCGGTGGTCTCCGGAGAGGTCAAGGACCTGTCGGTGCAGACCTCCCGAGCCACCGACGACATCGAACAGCGCATCACCCGCCTGCTCAGCGACGTCGGCTCCGCCTCCACCTCGGTGACCACCATCGGCACCGTGGTCGGCACCCTGGACGGCATCCAGACCACCGTGGCCAGCGCCGTGGAAGAGCAGACCGCGGTCACCGCCGAGATCGCCACCGGCGTCACCCGCGCCGCCTCAGCCACCCGCGCCATCGCCGACACCATCCAAGACGTGGCACGCGCCGCCGAGAGCATGCGCACCAGCGCCGCCCAGAGCGCCACCTCCGTGCGCGAGGTCAGCGCCACCGCCGACCGCATGCAGCACCTGGTCGGACGCTTCACGGTCTGACGTCCTCGCCGAGCACGTCACGTCACGGCGCGGCGACCACCGGAGGGTGGTCGCCGCGCCGTGACGTGACGGGCGCCTCAGCCCTGGAGCGGCAGCACGGCCGTGAGCTGGTGCCCGCCGTCGTCGGTGGTGCCCCACCCGGCGTACCCGCCGAGGGCCTGCGCGCGCTCGCGCACGCCCGCCAGCCCGTTGCCCGTCGACAGGTCGGACCGCTCCGGCACGGCCACCGGGGACGACGACGCCGGACACGGCCCGTTGACCACGGACACCACGAGCGTGGAGGCGACCACCTCCACCCCCGCCCGGACCTGTGCGCCCGGGGCGTAGCGCACGGCGTTGGTGAGCCCCTCCTGGAGGATCCGGTAGGCGGCGCGCTGCACCGGGGCGGCCACCTCCACCCCGTCGGGCACCTGGACCACCAGCTGGCCGTCGCACCCGGCGGAGCTCCACAGCGCGTCGACCTCCCCCAGGCACACCGCGCGGGGCCGGGAGGCGGGCTCCGCCGGCCACTCGTGGCCGCGCAGGTCGGCGAGCACCTCGCGCAGCTCGCGGGTGGTCTGCGCCGCGGCGTCGCGGATGGTCTCGGCCACCTGGCGGGTGCGGTCGTCGACGTCGGGCTGCATCCGCAGCCCCGCCGCCTGCACGGCGATGAGGGTCACCTGGGAGGCCACCACGTCGTGCATCTCGCGGGCCAGGTGCGCGCGCTCCTCGGCGCGGGCGGCGTGCTCGGCGAGCGCCCGCTCGCGCGCCCGGCCGGCCACCAGCTCCCGCAGCGCGGCGGCCTGCTCGCGGCGGGTCCGCACGAGCCGTCCCAGGCCCGCGGCACCGGCTGACATGGCGATGGCGGCGGCGACGTCGGTGATGAGGCGCAGCGGGCCGTCCGAGACGAGGTAGCGCGAGTCCTGCCAGGTCATGAGGGCGGCGCTGGAGACCACCGTCCACGCCACCAGGCCCACCACCACGGCATCGCGGCGCTCCTTCTGCCCGGCGGTGAAGAGCAGCACCAGCGGGGTGAGGAGCAGGGCCGTCCACCCGAGGGCCGGTCCCGCCACCAGCGCGGCCGCCACCGGCCACCGCAGCCGGGCGACCACGGCCACGAGGGTGGCCGCCGCCACCACGAAGTAGCTGTCGGCACGCACCTCCTGCCAGGCGAGCACCTCGAGCGCGCACAGCGCCACCACGCCCACCTCGAGGACCACCCGCAGCGGACCCGTGCGCCAGCCGGCCAACCGGCCGCGCAGCGCCCGCGGGGCGCCACCGCGCCCGGGCGCGACCACCGCGCTCCCGGACGCCAGCTCACCCACGCCCCGATCATCCCCTCCGAGGGGGACCAGTCCCAAGGCGCACTGCCCGTCCGGAGCACCACCACGGCCGGAAGTCCCCCGCAGGGGGGCTCCGCGGACGGGCAGAGCGCCGGGAGGGACCTGACCGACCACGTCTCAACCCCGTGGTCCCCGGTGCCGATGACCATGGCGTCACGGCCGTGGGGGCAGTCACTGCGAGGAGCACCTGAGGATGAAGCGAGCCGGCCGCACCAGCGCCGTCGACCGGGCGGCGCAGACCGCCGTCGAGGCCGAGGCCGACGTCCGCGCCGTGGTCGAGGTGGTCAAGGCCGTGGCCGCGGCCACCACCCCCGACGCCGCCGTGAGTGCCGCCCTGGAGGCCGTGCGCACCCAGTTCGGCTGGGTCTACGGCTCCTACTGGAAGGTCGAGGGCAGGGGCAGCGCCGCCGAGCTCCGCTTCGTCCAGGAGTCCGGCCAGACCTCCGAGGAGTTCCGCGCTGTGACCCGCTCGGCCTCCTTCTGCGAGGGCGTCGGGTTGTCGGGGCGCGCGTGGAAGGCCCGCGACCTCGTCTTCGTCCAGGACATCGGCGAGCTCACCGACTGCGTCCGCGCGCCCGTCGCCCAGCGCTCCGGCGTCCGCAGCGGCGTCTGCTTCCCCGTGGTCGAGCACGGCCAGGTGGTCGGCACCATGGACTTCTTCACCGACGAGACCCTCGACCCCGCTCCGCGCCGCCTCGACGTGCTGCGCTCCATCGGGGTGCTGGTCTCCCAGGCTCTCGAGCGCGTCCACGAGTCCGAGCGCCAGGCCAGGGCCGCCCAGGACGTCGAGGCCGTCAACGCCGTGCTGCGCGAGCTGTCGAAGGCGGGCGACCCCGCCGCGGCCGTCCGCTTCGCGCTGGACACCGTCTGCTCCGGCTTCGGCTGGGACTACGGCTCCTTCTGGAAGCTCGACGAGCGCGGCGACGCGCTCCGCTTCTCCCAGGAGGTCGGACAGGTCGGCGAGGAGTTCCGCCGCGTCACCGCCAGCGCGTCCTTCGCCAGGGGCGTCGGCGTGGCCGGCCGGACCTGGGCCGCCCGCGACCTCCTCTTCGTCGAGGACCTCGCGGAGGTCACGGACTGCGTGCGCGCCCCCGCCGCCCGCAGCGCCGGCGTGAAGAGCGGCATCTGCCTGCCGATCGTCGTCGACGGCGAGGTGGCAGGGACGATGGACTTCTTCGCCACCCGCACCCTGGTCATGTCCGCCAGCCGTGAGAGCGCCCTGCGCAACACGGGCTTCCTGCTGGGCCAGGCCCTGGAGCGGATCGCCTCCCGCGAGCGCCTCACCACCGCCGGCCGCGAGCTGGTGGTCTCCAT of Quadrisphaera sp. RL12-1S contains these proteins:
- a CDS encoding methyl-accepting chemotaxis protein — its product is MLHRLADLRIAHKLFAGFGAVCLLVGLVGGLALTRLAQSQANLDRLATSGLVSVDTADRSSLALLQVRFDVANLALAKGGDVAAAADALATSDAALDTAWKAYTDSEPSSTAEQRTAFTTALSQYRAALAEMVPLAKAGDSAGFIEVRKQKATPAAKAAFAAVDAITKTELTTASEMAAEGKASYRASALLVAGCAVAAIVLAVLMALLVSRSVSGPLSRVVAVMVEVAQGRLDRRVGLTTKDEVGQLADAVDTTVATLGTAMRDIAAEARSLATASASLSSVAAQISAGAEEAATQTQVVSAASEQVTASISTVAAAGEEMTAAIAQIATATADASAMASNAVTAAGSAGGAIERLGVSSKEIGDVVKLITTIAEQTNLLALNATIEAARAGELGKGFAVVAGEVKELARQTAQATEEIVGKVNATQNDAAAAAAAVTEIGDVIGRIDEVQSTIAAAVEEQSATTSEMVRNVTEISTGSAQISANVSDIAAGTEQNRAGAGQTAATATSLADSASRLQELTGRFTV
- a CDS encoding HNH endonuclease signature motif containing protein; amino-acid sequence: MIDGEVLGGCAPTHPVLCAPGQITQAAGSLLASSGASLSLAQLQAAYLQLQAAQAAVAAAQLHLTRMLVEHERPHRRKAPGTQTKGWLERAARLGRGAASTEVAAARATDPACGALRGLGAALAAGEVSRQHVEVATRLLPRLPQRVLDERREEVDDHLTDQARDFSPSDTDTLTKHLRRAVCSDDPADQWPEPPAASYERRQGSWYTDWTGMVQFRFSVPEADALPLTAALSGLAAPTRCASPDSGDQDDDDGDPGGAEAPVDVRTTTQRNADAFAELVRRGESAPGDLEAEVGRLVVVATEAQLAEDPGAGGAVCTHDPDPLSTTALRRHACDAVVDKVVLDRHGAVVRMESLGRLATRAQRRALAARDGGCAFPQCSAPATWCEAHHIVFWSQGGATDVANLVLLCSRHHTEIHLGHWTITVRAAVPWFVPPPWVDAAQRPLRNSFHQRIAATRAAAADLRRQPGGQPGGQPGARPDHQEDADAEAA
- a CDS encoding putative bifunctional diguanylate cyclase/phosphodiesterase: MPRDTPRSDRAPRPALCAAAASALVVVVAPFLLPGTTGTATSAVAYLALLASAGLLIRWRGRRAAEEQRTWRLLGASLWAITASVLAVAVAVRAGLPAATTTAVLCAGVLVMMTLTYLAVIRWTRPDPEGRGIDPDHLVGTVCAIVVLTTAAQALTHLAGLAVGFGPALPGLVSISGNLVVVGVLTATTRGALRRGDPRPAVLSAALLLVAAGTAAVLASQLPLIPWALLVRAPWPLALAVCAALPAVPHPRERQDVVISSTTGYAVVAGALPVVTLALVERMTGVAVVASLAALAASGRLLLDVRELRALVANRRSSLVDELTGLPNRRAVTALLARVLVQRQPVVVAVIDLDRFKDVNDALGHAAGDELLRCAADRLREVLLPGEVVARLGGDEFVVVAPCEPGSGAALRAATLGTSVVTALGEPVELGAGSVLVGASTGTASWLPPLSPAAGAEDDDDAVALTSWLLRAADAAMYDAKRSGSGWVAHDPARHDDAAGQLALVADLRVALAQRQLVLHHQPQVDATTGRPVGVEALVRWEHPARGLLGPARFLDLAEAHGLMGPLTEEVLRLGVEQLAAWRTGGLTPRMSLNLPASALHDVELPHRVSVLLLQHGVPASSVVLEVTESVLLRDVERSKDVVQALRGAGVRVSIDDFGTGQSSLSRLRDLAVDELKLDASFTAGLLADDRARTIVGSTVALAHALGLSVVAEGVEDAETLACLAALGCDEVQGYLYAAPMPAERCAAWWTARAGAHAPASILGAQDPQVPAR
- a CDS encoding methyl-accepting chemotaxis protein, translated to MLHRLADLRVAHKLYVGFAVVCLLLLVVAGVSASRLTQAQANLDQLAGSGLASVDTADRAALALLQVRFDAANLALVTDPSAIADAVKTLQTDDAALDAAWTKYQESGPASSADQQSAFTSALTAYRAALQKMVPLAQSNQVEAFLEVRTQEATPAAKAAFTAVDAITQTELKSAADLAAQGQTAYRAALALLVGCAVTALALAVGIALVVARSVTRPLAKVVAVMAGVAQGRLDQRVALTTKDEVGQLAVSTDASLESLSAAMQEITTEARSLATASASLSSVSTQMASGAEEAATQTQVVSAASEQVTASISTVAAAGEEMTAAIAQIASATADASAMASSAVSAAGSAGTAIERLGVSSREIGDVVKLITSIAEQTNLLALNATIEAARAGELGKGFAVVAGEVKELARQTAQATEEIVGKVTATQADTAAAASAVTQIGEVIARIDEVQSTIAAAVEEQSATTSEMVRNVTEISTGSAQISANVSDIAAGTEQNRESAGHTATTAGSLAASASRLQELTGRFTV